A genomic stretch from Acidobacteriota bacterium includes:
- a CDS encoding prenyltransferase: protein MITNKVAAWFSLSRPPFHSVGILPFILGGLLAWYETGHLNWLILGLGTLAVVLIMLATYYSGEYFDYETDILSAKLERNQFSGGTQVLQTGIIPKKHAFFASILSLLLAAGVGLLLQFYCRTGIYTIPLGALGMFAGFFYSISPIQWAYRGVGEIWIGFSYGWLVVAASYYIQTGKLSPLVHWTSLPIAFTIFNVILINEFPDYPADQRVGKRNLVVRFGRERMSKLYTSISITDWISYLLSIRAGIPIKALFFFSPIFLLSLLTTLQVLRGAYNDPKKLEGICAKTLIVNLGTTISLILAISL from the coding sequence ATGATCACAAACAAAGTTGCTGCCTGGTTTTCTCTTTCAAGGCCACCATTCCATAGCGTGGGAATTCTCCCTTTCATCTTGGGTGGACTTCTTGCATGGTATGAAACCGGTCATTTGAACTGGCTTATTTTAGGTTTGGGAACGCTGGCTGTTGTTCTTATTATGCTTGCTACTTATTATTCAGGAGAATATTTTGATTATGAGACCGATATCCTCTCAGCAAAACTGGAAAGAAATCAATTCTCTGGAGGAACCCAGGTTCTCCAAACAGGCATCATTCCTAAAAAGCATGCTTTTTTCGCCTCTATCCTTTCTCTTCTTTTAGCCGCTGGAGTTGGTCTTCTATTACAGTTTTACTGCAGGACTGGAATTTATACCATACCTTTGGGAGCCCTGGGAATGTTTGCCGGGTTCTTTTATTCCATTTCACCAATCCAGTGGGCTTACCGAGGGGTTGGTGAAATCTGGATTGGCTTCTCCTATGGCTGGCTTGTTGTAGCTGCATCTTATTACATTCAGACCGGGAAATTATCACCCTTAGTTCATTGGACATCCCTTCCAATTGCTTTTACCATTTTCAATGTGATTTTGATAAATGAATTTCCAGATTATCCAGCAGACCAGAGGGTTGGAAAGAGAAACCTTGTAGTTCGTTTTGGCAGGGAGAGGATGAGCAAGCTTTATACTTCGATAAGTATAACGGACTGGATCTCCTATCTTCTTTCGATTAGGGCTGGAATCCCTATTAAGGCATTATTTTTCTTTTCTCCAATATTTCTTTTGTCCCTCCTAACGACTCTCCAGGTTCTCAGAGGCGCCTACAATGACCCAAAGAAACTGGAAGGGATATGTGCTAAGACCTTAATTGTTAACCTGGGAACTACAATAAGCCTTATTTTAGCCATCTCTTTGTAG
- a CDS encoding ChaN family lipoprotein, whose protein sequence is MLWKLIKIIFKSIGVGLGVIALLVVSYIIYNTPFASKYKTLSGAELQVYLDYLDAHISDPLQFVSKKFERYDVVLVGEMHRRRQDVKFVKSLIPYLYEKNGVTVVGWEFGASDFQSEVDSLVNAAEFDEKKAISLMRRYSYFWNFQEYLDIYRVIWELNKKIPAGKEKIRFLQLGSDYNERKLRSPDPRVRMQENKRYFYDKKMADIIEREALLKGKKALWYSGLHHAFSKYRQPTFFFRFLSGEDRRGGNFLYDKYPDRLYLIVLHMPVMGRWALLAEVIPSGQKFFLRFYYPFSSVIDKVYERHKRPFAFDTRISPFGVLEDNYSYYSFDYWGPIKLKDFCDGYIVPCSFKEAEPVSPIKDWVTTEAELEEVKERMTPDRAAQLKNIADFLKILEEDISRTVHSIHDVDRKGY, encoded by the coding sequence ATGCTTTGGAAACTTATTAAGATTATCTTCAAGTCAATAGGTGTCGGTTTGGGTGTGATTGCGCTGCTGGTTGTGAGTTATATCATCTACAACACACCCTTTGCATCAAAGTATAAGACACTTTCAGGCGCCGAGTTACAAGTATACCTTGATTACCTCGATGCTCACATTTCAGATCCCCTTCAGTTTGTCAGCAAAAAATTTGAAAGATACGATGTAGTGCTTGTGGGAGAAATGCACCGTCGGAGGCAAGATGTGAAATTTGTCAAATCTCTCATTCCTTATCTCTATGAAAAAAATGGTGTTACGGTCGTGGGATGGGAATTTGGCGCCTCAGATTTCCAAAGCGAGGTGGATTCCTTAGTTAATGCAGCGGAGTTCGATGAAAAAAAAGCGATTAGCTTGATGCGGCGTTATTCGTACTTTTGGAATTTTCAAGAATACCTCGACATTTATCGGGTCATCTGGGAACTGAACAAGAAGATTCCTGCGGGCAAAGAAAAGATACGTTTCCTTCAACTTGGCTCAGATTATAATGAGCGGAAATTAAGATCGCCTGACCCTCGTGTGAGAATGCAAGAGAACAAACGCTACTTCTATGACAAAAAAATGGCTGACATCATCGAACGGGAAGCCCTCCTCAAGGGGAAAAAGGCATTGTGGTATTCTGGCCTCCATCATGCTTTTAGTAAGTATCGGCAGCCAACCTTTTTCTTCCGGTTTCTGAGCGGCGAAGACCGACGCGGGGGAAATTTCTTGTATGATAAATACCCGGATCGCCTGTATTTAATTGTCTTGCATATGCCTGTGATGGGACGTTGGGCTCTGTTAGCAGAAGTAATCCCTTCAGGCCAGAAATTCTTCTTGAGGTTCTATTATCCGTTCAGCAGTGTAATAGATAAGGTGTATGAGAGACATAAACGACCATTCGCATTTGATACCCGCATTTCCCCGTTTGGAGTACTTGAGGACAATTATAGCTATTACTCCTTTGACTACTGGGGACCTATTAAACTGAAAGATTTTTGTGACGGTTACATCGTGCCTTGTTCCTTTAAAGAGGCCGAACCGGTAAGCCCGATCAAAGATTGGGTAACCACCGAAGCGGAACTAGAAGAAGTGAAGGAAAGGATGACCCCTGATCGAGCTGCACAGCTCAAGAATATCGCTGACTTCTTGAAGATCTTGGAAGAAGATATTTCCCGAACTGTTCATTCCATTCATGATGTCGACAGGAAAGGATACTAA